In the genome of Anabaena cylindrica PCC 7122, the window GGAAATGGGTACTAAACTACCTGGGAAAAAATAACTCATGACCGCTTTACATTTCTCAACTCATGGAATGGCATAAAAGAGTTATGAATAATTTAAAATGAGTTTAAGTACCTATTTTTGGGAATTGTGGCCAATGCGAGATCCACAGAAGAACCATATTAAAATTGATCCAGCTACCCTGGTTTTGATTGTTTCTGCTTTGATACTCATACCCCTGCTGCTGGCTGGTTTTTTAGGACAATAAACTAGAGATGCTTCAGCTATAAAATAGAATCATTGCGAAGGGATAAATCTAGCTATGGTTTCTGTTAAACATCAACTTACACTACAAGAATTTCTTGCCCTTCCAGAAGAGGATATTACCTACGAATTAGTTAACGGCCAAGCCAAACCCAAAATTTCACCAAAAAGATTTCACTCACGATTAACTATTGCGCTGTGTCTGCTTCTTACCCAATGGGCGCAAAATCAAGGTGAAATTGGGGTAGAATGGGCAGTGAAGTTAAAACGTGATGGTCGAGATTGGGTTCCTGTTCCAGACTTACTTTATATCTCTTATGCTCGTTTTTCGAGTGGTGTAATTGAGAATGAAGCTTGTCCTATTCCCCCGGATTTGGTGATTGAAATTATATCACCTGACCAATCTTTTGGAGAAATGAGTGCAAAAGCTACAGATTATCTTGATGCTGGTGTCATGAGAGTTTGGGTTGTAGATGCAAAAGCTAAAACCGTTACTATTTTTTATCCTGATACTCGTCCGCAAACAAAACGAGGTACAAATACTTTAAAAGAGGCTCTTTCTCCAGGATTGGAAATTACACCTCAACAAATTTTCCAACAAGCGGGAATTCCTTAAATGTCAGAATCAGGATTTACAATTGAATTTTTTAGTAAAATAGACTGATATAGTTAAAAAGGAAATTTTTTATGTCATCTCCAGCAATTACCACAGTAATTCAAATGATGGAATCTTTATCTGAAGAGGTACAAGACAAAGTTGTAGAACATCTTCGAGAATATCTGGAAGGATTGCAAGATGAATTAAAGTGGGATAATTCATTTAAGAAAACTCAACAAACATTGATTGCATCTGCTCAACGTGCTAAAAGAGAGATAGCAGAAGGACTTGCAAAGCCAATGGACTACGACAAGTTATGAAGTCCGCATCCTTCTTTTTAGCATGAATATTAGTCTCTTGATAAGTAAGTTAGACAGAGTGCGAGAAAAAAGAAAGCAACAACAATCTATCTACTAGCATTATCTGTGTTAAAAATTAGGTTCATTAGTTATTGTACCTAATCCACTCTAGAGTAAAATATCGGTATTTGGAAGAAGTAGTCATGAAAATAAAAGCAATTATCTGGGAAGAAGACGGTGTATGGTGTGGTTCTGTACCAGCTTTACCAGGATGTCATACCTGGGGGGAAAGCTACGAACATTTATTAGAAATGCTTAAAGACGCTGTTCAAGGTTGGTTAGAAGTTGCTAGTCAGCAAGAAGAAATTGAACCACAAAAACAGTTGATTGAGTTATCCTTATGAAATCGGTTTCTGGCAAATCTCTGTGTAAGATTGTTGAACGTTATGGATGGACTTTAAAACGGATAACTGGTAGTCACCATATTTATGCTAAGGAAGGTATGAGTGTTATTCTTTCTATTCCTGTTCATAGTAATCGTGATCTACCCAATGGTACACTGAGAAGTATATTGAAAGATGCAAGTTTAACTGAGGAAGATTTAGATTAATTTCATTGTCAGAATCAGGATTTTTAAGATTAGAGGATTAACAGGATTTTATATAAAAAATCATCTTGTGCAATTCCAGATTTTCAACACTTAGGGCATAGATTTTGGTTGGTTTCTTTTGTCTCGTCTCCAGACTTTTAAACTGTAAAATCTAACTGTCAGAATCAGGATTTACAGGATTAAAGGATTTGCAGGATTAAGAAAAATTACTAATATTGAAAATCTATGTGTGGTGTGTTTCGAGCAATCTCGCTTCGTAATCTCGAAGAGCAGCACAAAGAAGAAAACAAAATATTTAGTAATTTTGATAACACCTGGCTTACTGCTAAGGTAGTGTGTTAAATTAGGTTAAAGTAGCTACTGAGTTTTTAATGAATAAAGAAGAATTAATAAAAATTCAAATGAGTGTCTATCCAGATGGGAAAACATTTAAGAAAACACATTTCAACCGAGCTATACAAGAACTATATGTAAACAATCAGCAAATTGAGCTTTCAAAAAGTACAAAAGATAAATTTCAGAAAATTTTCGATTTTTGTACAGAGAAATTAGCGAATTCAACACATCCTTAAGTTCTCCCTGTTGTCAGGTGCGCTAACTCACCGCTAACGCACCCAAAACCAACAATCTTACTGACCCAAAACCTCTTTCAAAGCCTCAACTAACTTATCCACACTTTCAGGACGACTATTAAAACCCATCAAACCTACACGCCAAACCTTACCCGCTAATTCTCCCAAACCACCACCAACTTCAATGTTATGCTCAAGTAATAACTGCCGTGCAACTGCTTTACCATCTACCCCTTCAGGAATGCAAACAGTAGTTAAAGTTGGTAGCCGAAATTCCTTGGCAACGTGCATTTTTAAACCGATTTCTTCCAAGCTTTCCCAAAGATATTCAACATTCTTTTGATGACGTTGCCAGCAATTTGCTAAACCTTCTTCCGCCACTAAACGCAATGCTTCCCGTAAACCATAATATAAATTAACCGGGGCAGTGTGGTGATATATGCGATCGCTTCCCCAATATTTCCCCAATAACAACATATCCAAATACCAGTTTGCAACCTTAGTCTCGCGCTTCTGCAATTTCTCCATAGCATGGGGACTCATGGTAAAGGGTGACGCACCAGGAGAACAACCCAAGCCTTTTTGACTGCAACTATAAGCTAAATCAACACCCCACTCATCTAAAAAAATGGGAACACCACCTAAGCTAGTTACAGTATCCACTAATAGCAATGTGCCATATTTGCGGCACAACTCACCCACCTCTTCTAAAGGTTGACGTGCGCCGGTGGAAGTTTCCGCATGAACTAAAGCTAAAATCGCGGGTTTATGGGTTTCTACTGCCGTACTAATTTCATCTAAATTGAAAACTTGCCCCCAGGGTTTGGTAATGATTCGCACATCTGCGCCATATCTTCCTGCCATATCTACTAAGCGATTACCGAAATAACCAGCTACACCAATTAATACTACATCTCCCGGTTCTACGGTATTAGCTAAAGTGGCTTCCATTGCGGCTGTACCTGTACCACTGACGGCGATAGTATGGGGGTTTTCTGTTTGCCATACATAGCGTAGCAGAGATTGAATCTCATCCATGAGGGCTAAAAATGCGGGATCTAGATGCCCTATGGGTGTGTTATTCATCGCCTGTAATACTGCTGGATGGGCATTGGAGGGGCCGGGTCCAAGTAATAGACGGTGGGGGACTTCTAGGGGTGAAAGTTTTAACGAGTGATTATCGTTGACGGAAATTGTGGATGTCATAATTTATTTCGAGGCTAAATGGTAATTAATCGCATGATAAAACGATCGCATCACCGATGTTTTTATCAGTTTCATGATTGTCTACCATTCGTAGGAAGAAGCTATATCCCCAAAGTCTTAAAGTGGATGTAACAAGCTGTTAAGACCTGTTCAGGCGATCGCTTCATGAGTTAGTTATCATGAGTCAAAAACGTTCTAGCTTAAAACCCTTAGAAGGGGCAAATCGGTCACTCAGGCGTAGATTAGACCTCAAAGGAGAAATAGCCTTAGCGATTGCCCCCACCGCAGTTGTACTGTTAGTTATGTATTTTGTAGAAGCACTCACACAACAACGCTTATTGTTTGCCTCTCTTGCTTCTAGCGCTTTTTTAATTTATCTTGACCCCCAACACGGAACCAATGCTATCCGCACTTTGATGCTTGCCCAAATGATGGCTGCTAGTATTGGATTTATCACCTATTTAGGTTTTGGTGGTGGCTATATTTCCGGTGGACTGGCTATGGTAATCGCTATTTTTCTCATGATTTTACTAGATGCTATGCACCCCCCAGCCGTTGCTACCTCTATCAGTTTTGCTTTAAAAGCTGGTAATATAAGTAACCTGGTATTATTTGCTTGGGCAGTGGGTATTACAGCT includes:
- a CDS encoding type II toxin-antitoxin system HicB family antitoxin is translated as MKIKAIIWEEDGVWCGSVPALPGCHTWGESYEHLLEMLKDAVQGWLEVASQQEEIEPQKQLIELSL
- a CDS encoding type II toxin-antitoxin system HicA family toxin, coding for MKSVSGKSLCKIVERYGWTLKRITGSHHIYAKEGMSVILSIPVHSNRDLPNGTLRSILKDASLTEEDLD
- a CDS encoding alanine--glyoxylate aminotransferase family protein — encoded protein: MTSTISVNDNHSLKLSPLEVPHRLLLGPGPSNAHPAVLQAMNNTPIGHLDPAFLALMDEIQSLLRYVWQTENPHTIAVSGTGTAAMEATLANTVEPGDVVLIGVAGYFGNRLVDMAGRYGADVRIITKPWGQVFNLDEISTAVETHKPAILALVHAETSTGARQPLEEVGELCRKYGTLLLVDTVTSLGGVPIFLDEWGVDLAYSCSQKGLGCSPGASPFTMSPHAMEKLQKRETKVANWYLDMLLLGKYWGSDRIYHHTAPVNLYYGLREALRLVAEEGLANCWQRHQKNVEYLWESLEEIGLKMHVAKEFRLPTLTTVCIPEGVDGKAVARQLLLEHNIEVGGGLGELAGKVWRVGLMGFNSRPESVDKLVEALKEVLGQ
- a CDS encoding HPP family protein; translation: MSQKRSSLKPLEGANRSLRRRLDLKGEIALAIAPTAVVLLVMYFVEALTQQRLLFASLASSAFLIYLDPQHGTNAIRTLMLAQMMAASIGFITYLGFGGGYISGGLAMVIAIFLMILLDAMHPPAVATSISFALKAGNISNLVLFAWAVGITAILVGLERYALWLLAHYRHQ
- a CDS encoding Uma2 family endonuclease; the encoded protein is MVSVKHQLTLQEFLALPEEDITYELVNGQAKPKISPKRFHSRLTIALCLLLTQWAQNQGEIGVEWAVKLKRDGRDWVPVPDLLYISYARFSSGVIENEACPIPPDLVIEIISPDQSFGEMSAKATDYLDAGVMRVWVVDAKAKTVTIFYPDTRPQTKRGTNTLKEALSPGLEITPQQIFQQAGIP